One Armigeres subalbatus isolate Guangzhou_Male unplaced genomic scaffold, GZ_Asu_2 Contig1893, whole genome shotgun sequence DNA window includes the following coding sequences:
- the LOC134203499 gene encoding LOW QUALITY PROTEIN: protein dispatched-like (The sequence of the model RefSeq protein was modified relative to this genomic sequence to represent the inferred CDS: inserted 2 bases in 2 codons), which yields MQWYYKLLARRPHFVVLSVGICSIACIVVALVARKLPDFDDPTLGFEARGTPIGSRWTAWRNLLEETSASGRLIANPKELYDRQAATEYETGFRPHKRRKDRKKSNGKSKKRNKLNKVKLLKELKLNNKSLNGEVISFEEYDNETFISRHDNWEYGRNMSFYTEETGNKTMEKKRAKWDTLRNLNPPPDPIEMHIPADGFFCESPNKEFAHFVVQRVKHNLSDSLFELNAFLAMCDLEQRIVSTDHYSDLCQKELTTDNCCRPWSVANYVTFLSNKTSCFDLNEEDIAMVKTLLFDCFQYYHNMKLSNDCIRSACVVPNECKQHNAVYNILHYLTDVDFIKLNESSEFLNATMIFFPIARSTKAMDLYHSLRQENLENPLVAVVAMDMGLKNALFDECLLRDGWLVGLGGIFVVVSMWIYTKSLFVTLMTVVAVIFSLGIAYFIYTLIFELSFFPFMNMLAVVVVVGIGADDAFIFLKIWQCVLVDRVKATGAVVALGPSSSAYASEANAARSDTLVGIMGSTMRHASLSMLVTTLTTAAAFYASFVSSITAVRCFGIFSGTAVIANYFLMVTWLPASVSIAERISCISLWKPVERIVEKLTYPFRAISQLGRKIEDGIISLVISVPLLWIVLLGVIGVLSGVTVLHWPKLRLPDSPDFKLFISSHPFERYDSEYKDLFWFEKVYSTTDTFKLPLRFVWGVQPVDRGNFLDPEVRGSLYFDESFNMSAXESQQWLLGFCKSLKNQTFYQMSYGLLLPNCFIENFINWMSRRCNDSFGDIDRTPCCEASPFPFAPEVFDQCLPESISSLYETPREFFIPGVAGPKFARQSFVNATVLPQVKAVVIEYESNQVFTMSYSEIDIFVQAVEEWLGKMLENAPAGMRSAWFISELEFXDLQDTLSTGTMVAICMAMGVALLVLLLVTLNVLISLYAIVTVTFTILTTVAVLVLLGWKLNVLESVAVSTAIGLAVDFSLHYGVNYRMSSDTDRKSSTQYSLARMIGPTAMAAITTGIAGALMLPSNVLAYIQIGVFLVIVMSISWIYATFFMMSLLRLIGPQFGFGQFRYPKLRGALRDNGKAQMDGSGRANHLHQNTVSEQLLSNSSSAAGELAGSETHELDSLTSNSIIKPINLDISRPINFDRAFKKKYSLPREHSPSTASAITVVLPDDVDFKNG from the exons ATGCAGTGGTACTACAAGTTGCTAGCCCGTCGCCCGCATTTTGTGGTGCTCTCGGTCGGCATATGCTCGATTGCCTGCATAGTGGTGGCCCTGGTGGCGAGAAAACTGCCAGACTTTGACGATCCGACGTTGGGCTTCGAAGCCAGGGGCACGCCGATCGGCAGCCGGTGGACCGCGTGGCGCAATTTGTTGGAGGAAACCAGCGCTTCCGGTCGGTTGATTGCCAATCCCAAGGAGCTGTACGATCGCCAAGCGGCCACGGAATACGAAACCGGTTTCCGCCCGCATAAACGTAGGAAGGATCGCAAAAAGAGCAACGGCAAATCGAAAAAGCGGAATAAGTTGAACAAAGTCAAATTATTGAAAGAACTTAAGTTGAACAACAAATCCTTGAACGGTGAGGTAATAAGCTTCGAAGAGTATGACAATGAAACATTCATCAGCAGACACGACAACTGGGAATACGGACGGAATATGTCTTTTTACACGGAGGAGACTGGTAACAAAACGATGGAGAAGAAGCGTGCCAAGTGGGATACGTTAAGAAATCTGAATCCGCCACCGGATCCTATAGAAATGCATATTCCGGCGGATGGTTTCTTCTGTGAATCACCAA aCAAAGAATTTGCACACTTTGTGGTGCAGCGCGTGAAGCACAATCTGAGCGACAGTCTGTTCGAATTGAACGCATTCCTAGCGATGTGTGACCTCGAGCAGCGTATCGTCAGCACCGACCACTACTCGGATCTCTGTCAGAAAGAACTCACCACGGACAACTGCTGCCGGCCGTGGTCCGTGGCGAACTACGTGACGTTCCTATCGAACAAAACCTCCTGCTTCGATCTAAACGAGGAGGACATTGCCATGGTTAAAACATTGCTGTTTGATTGCTTCCAGTACTATCACAATATGAAGCTGAGCAACGATTGTATTCGATCTGCCTGCGTGGTTCCGAACGAATGCAAACAGCACAATGCTGTTTACAATATATTGCATTATTTGACGGATGTGGATTTTATTAAGCTGAAT GAATCCTCCGAGTTTCTCAACGCAACGATGATTTTCTTTCCAATAGCCAGGAGCACGAAGGCAATGGACCTCTATCACAGTCTTCGACAAGA GAACTTGGAGAACCCACTGGTTGCAGTCGTGGCTATGGATATGGGCTTGAAGAATGCCCTTTTCGATGAATGTCTCCTGCGGGATGGTTGGTTGGTAGGACTCGGCGGGATTTTCGTAGTGGTTTCGATGTGGATCTACACAAAGTCGCTGTTTGTCACACTTATGACGGTGGTTGCTGTGATTTTCTCGCTCGGGATCGCCTACTTCATCTATACACTGATCTTTGAGCTATCGTTCTTTCCGTTCATGAACATGCTGGCTGTGGTCGTGGTCGTTG GGATCGGAGCCGATGATGCGTTTATTTTCCTCAAAATATGGCAGTGTGTCCTCGTGGATCGGGTGAAAGCAACCGGCGCAGTGGTCGCGCtgggaccatcatcatcggcCTATGCGTCGGAAGCAAATGCGGCCCGATCGGATACACTGGTCGGTATCATGGGCAGTACGATGAGGCATGCGTCCCTGTCCATGCTAGTCACAACGTTGACCACGGCAGCCGCTTTCTACGCTTCATTCGTCAGCTCAATAACTGCTGTAAGGTGTTTCGG GATTTTCTCCGGCACTGCTGTGATAGCAAATTATTTTCTCATGGTGACGTGGCTACCGGCCTCGGTATCCATTGCGGAGCGGATATCATGCATATCTCTTTGGAAACCAGTGGAACGTATCGTAGAGAAGCTCACGTATCCGTTCAGAGCAATTAGTCAATTAGGTAGAAAAATTGAGGATGGCATTATATCATTAGTTATTAGTGTTCCACTGTTGTGGATTGTTTTGCTGG GTGTTATTGGTGTACTTAGCGGTGTGACTGTACTCCATTGGCCGAAGTTGCGACTGCCGGATTCTCCAGATTTCAAGTTGTTTATCAGCAGTCATCCTTTCGAACGGTATGACAGCGAATACAAGGATCTCTTCTGGTTCGAGAAAGTCTAtagt acaacggacacCTTCAAGCTGCCGTTGCGGTTTGTGTGGGGCGTGCAGCCAGTCGATCGCGGCAATTTCCTCGATCCGGAAGTACGCGGCTCATTGTACTTCGACGAAAGCTTCAACATGAGTG CTGAGTCGCAACAGTGGCTGCTGGGGTTCTGCAAAAGCCTCAAGAACCAGACCTTCTATCAGATGAGCTACGGGCTGCTGCTGCCGAACTGTTTCATCGAGAACTTCATCAACTGGATGTCCCGGCGGTGCAATGATTCGTTCGGCGACATCGACAGGACACCGTGCTGTGAGGCATCGCCGTTTCCGTTCGCCCCGGAAGTGTTCGACCAGTGCCTACCGGAGTCGATATCAAGCTTGTACGAGACGCCGCGGGAGTTTTTCATTCCGGGAGTGGCGGGGCCGAAGTTTGCGCGGCAGTCCTTCGTCAACGCGACCGTGCTGCCGCAAGTGAAAGCCGTCGTGATCGAGTACGAGAGCAATCAGGTATTTACGATGTCGTATTCGGAAATTGACATTTTTGTACAGGCGGTGGAAGAGTGGCTAGGAAAAATGCTGGAGAATGCGCCAGCTGGGATGCGGAGTGCATGGTTTATAAGTGAGCTGGAGT TCGACCTGCAGGACACGTTGTCGACAGGGACGATGGTGGCCATTTGTATGGCCATGGGTGTAGCGTTGTTGGTTTTGCTGTTAGTAACATTGAATGTGTTAATTAGTTTGTACGCGATTGTGACAGTTACGTTCACGATTCTGACGACGGTGGCCGTTCTAGTGCTGCTGGGTTGGAAGTTGAATGTACTGGAAAGTGTAGCCGTCAGTACGGCAATAGGATTAGCGGTAGATTTTAGTTTACACTATGGGGTTAATTATCGCATGTCCTCCGATACCGATCGGAAATCGTCGACGCAGTACTCGTTAGCTAGGATGATTGGCCCAACGGCGATGGCAGCCATCACTACCGGCATTGCGGGAGCTCTGATGCTGCCGTCCAATGTGCTGGCTTACATTCAGATCGGGGTATTTCTCGTAATAGTGATGTCCATCAGTTGGATCTACGCGACGTTCTTCATGATGAGTTTGCTCAGGCTAATCGGGCCGCAGTTTGGTTTCGGGCAGTTTCGGTATCCGAAATTGCGGGGTGCACTGCGGGATAACGGGAAAGCGCAGATGGACGGTTCAGGCAGGGCGAATCATTTGCATCAGAACACGGTTTCCGAGCAGTTGCTGTCGAACTCGAGTTCGGCGGCGGGAGAACTGGCGGGATCGGAAACGCACGAGCTTGATTCGCTTACTTCGAATTCCATTATCAAGCCAATCAATCTGGACATTTCACGTCCAATCAATTTCGATCGGGCGTTCAAGAAAAAGTACTCGCTACCACGAGAGCACAGTCCGTCGACGGCCAGTGCTATTACGGTGGTTCTGCCCGACGACGTGGATTTCAAGAATGGGTAA
- the LOC134203500 gene encoding uncharacterized protein LOC134203500, translating into MNRLTRFETPLYTRVPEHPGVWQPHLYRPRPIKTAMESSDPHLLDGYAFRNLYIDSAAEELPAHNHPDAERYEDFIARIADMNQGAYSCIHREHFEGKQLGGEFLKQDLWDQSNTTYRRYHCGSNRNLDSLDIQRRKIRAGKRRVSIPPGWTFEKTSSAAAHRSWEELAGLKQTADTSDHDKQ; encoded by the exons ATGAATCGATTGACCCGGTTTGAAACTCCACTGTACACAAGAGTTCCGGAGCATCCTGGTGTTTGGCAGCCCCATCTATACCGCCCACGCCCGATAAAAACTGCCATGGAATCCAGCGATCCGCATCTACTGGACGGATATGCTTTTCGAAACCTCTACATTGATAGTGCAGCAGAGGAACTTCCCGCCCATAATCATCCTGATGCAGAAAGATATGAAGATTTCATAGCTCGCATCGCCGATATGAACCAGGGAGCGTACAGTTGCATACATCGAgagcactttgaaggaaaacaGCTGGGTGGAGAGTTTCTGAAACAGGATTTGTGGGACCAAAGTAATACAACCTACCGCCGTTACCATTGCGGTTCAAATAGAAACTTAGATTCCTTGGATATTCAAAGGAGAAAAATTCGTGCCGGTAAACGTCGAGTTTCAATTCCGCCCGGATGGACATTTGAGAAAACTTCTTCCGCG GCAGCGCATCGTTCATGGGAAGAACTGGCGGGCTTGAAGCAAACAGCTGACACAAGTGACCACGACAAACAATGA
- the LOC134203502 gene encoding uncharacterized protein LOC134203502, protein MWSLPYRGRSSRTKHVIERRSTLLRREELKAVHPVAAGAHRSDCVIRLICSTGESDPDQLFTVKTTRTATSYGRNISSKTFAFRSAKGQYEMRVLAGNVHDEKRETKLLKGDLTLRRWLTPLKVDAGARYKVYVQFSSQRTKKALLMSKVMQSKTYTFTTAALCLNPFTFHK, encoded by the exons atgtgGTCGCTGCCCTACAGAGGAAGAAGCTCTCGGACAAAGCATGTAATTGAACGAAGATCTACTCTACTCCGTCGTGAAGAGCTCAAGGCTGTACATCCGGTTGCTGCAGGAGCACATCGTTCTGATTGTGTAATCCGTTTGATTTGCAGTACAGGAGAGAGTGACCCCGATCAGCTGTTCACTGTGAAAACCACAAGGACAGCGACATCCTATGGGAGAAACATATCAAGCAAAACTTTCGCATTCAGAAGCGCAAAGGGGCAATACGAAATGCGAGTCCTGGCTGGAAATGTTCATG ATGAGAAGCGAGAGACCAAACTCTTAAAAGGTGATTTAACGTTGCGAAGGTGGTTGACTCCCCTTAAAGTAGATGCCGGTGCACGGTACAAAGTCTATGTCCAG TTTTCCAGTCAACGAACCAAAAAGGCACTGCTTATGTCGAAAGTCATGCAATCAAAGACATATACTTTCACAACTGCAGCACTTTGTTTAAATCCCTTTACGTTTCACAAATAA